The following DNA comes from Phytohabitans rumicis.
CGGTCCGGGAAGAGTGCCGGTGGTGCTGGCGAGGGCGACGCCGCCGACGCCGAGGGCTCCGGCGGTCACTGCGGCGATCTTCACGGTGAGCAGCTTGGCCAGCGCGGTCTTGATCATGGATTGCCTCTGCGGTCGGGAATGTGGGTCGAGCTGAGTGGCCCGGAAGGCGGCCAGTGCCGCCGACTCACCCCGGACCGGCCCACCGCCGTGCGGCGCTGCCGCGGCGGCGAGTACGGCGGCGAGACGCGGCTGTCCGGCGTCGCGCGCGTCCGTTCCGCCGCGCAGTAGGCGCTCTGCCGTTGCGCGGTCGATGCGGCGTGGTCCTTCGTGGCTGCTCATTTCACCTTCTTCAGCGCCGAGGCGTTCTCAGATGTCACAGTGCCTTCTGTTCGTTCGCTCGCGCGGCGTCAAAGGCGCCGCCTTCCCTCGTCGCTTCGCTCCTCAGTCCAGACGCCGCCGCGCCAGCTCTCTCACTCGCACCGAGCTGCTCCGCCAGCCGGCGCAGGCCCCGGTACGCGGCCGTGCGTACCGCTCCGGCGCGCTTGCCCAGCACCCGGCCGGCCGTCTCGGCGTCGAGCCCGACGACGACGCGCAGCAGCACGGCCTCCGCCTGGTCGCGCGGGAGCGTGCCGATCAGCGCGATCGCCGCGCTCGTTCCGACCGACTCCATGGCCGCCTCGACGGTGTCCTCGGTGCCGGTCAGGTCGGCGAAGTGCTCGACCGGAGCCGCGACGCTGGGCCGCCGGCGCGCGCTGCGCAGATGGTCCATCGCCCGGTGCCGCGCGATGGTCACCGCCCAGCCGCGGAACTTGTCCCAGTCACCCCGGAAACCGCCCAGATCGCGGGCGATTTGCAGCCACGCTTCCGACGCCACGTCGTCGGCGTCATCGCCGACGAGTACGCGCAGATAGCGCATTAGCACGGGCTGTAGCGTCCGGTAGACCGTAAGGAACGCGGACTCGTCGCCGGCTTGTGCGGCCAGCACTGTGCCGGCCAGATCCGGCGGAGCGTGGAGGTCGATCGGTGCCTCCGCTACTTCCATACGGGCGTGAACCTCCGTGGGTGTCAGGGTCCCCTCTCGTACAGCGCCACGGGCCGTGGATGTGTCACACCGCGGTTCGTACGCGGTTGACCTGGCATGCCATCATTCTGGCTACCAAATCTTGAGCGGCAACGGGGGGCGGCGCGGGTCCGATGGGTGGGTTCGTCGATGCGGCGTTCGGTTTCCCGACCGTGCTTTTCAGTTTTCTGCTCGTGGCCGTCGTCGGCTACTGGGTCCTCGTGCTGATCGGCGCGCTCGACATCGAGGCGCTCGAAGGCGGATTCCTCGACGGTTTCGGGCTTTCCGGCGTACCGGCGACCGTCGCGCTCTCCATCGCCGTCGCGATCGCCTGGTTCGTCAGCCTGGTCGGCGGGGTGCTGCTCCCGTCGGCGCTCGTGCTGTCGATTCTCGTGTTGGTGGTGGCACTGGCCGTCGCGCTCTTCGCCACCCGACTGTTGCTGCGCCCGCTGCGGCCGCTGTTTTCCGGCGGCCCGGAGGCGTCGCGCAACGACTTCGTCGGCTCGCTCTGCGTCATCCGCACCGGCCGGGTGAGCCCCGATTTCGGCCAGGCGGAGGTTACCGCCGCCGACGGTTCATCCGCCATCATCCAGGTACGGCAGGCAGGCGCCGACGAGCTGGGCGCCGGCAGCTCCGCCCTGATCTACGACTACGACGCCGACGGGGAGTTCTTCTGGGTCACCCCCGTCGCACTCACGGATAGAGGGAACCACTGATGGGCGTCATCACCACGGGGCTCGGCGTGCTCATCGCCGTCGCCGTCTTCGTCGTAATCGTGCTGCTGTTCATGGTCAGCCGGCTGTTCCGCAAGGTCGAGCAGGGCAAGGCGCTGATCATCTCGAAGATCCGCAGGGTGGACGTCACGTTCACCGGTGCGGTGGTGCTGCCGGTGTTCAACAAGGCCGAGGTCATGGACATCTCGGTCAAGACGATCGACATCGAGCGCACCGGCAACGAGGGCCTGATCTGCCGGGACAACATCCGCGCCGACATCCGGATCTCGTTCTTCGTCCGGGTCAACAAGACGACCGAAGACGTCATCAAAGTGGCGCAGGCGATCGGCACCGCCCGGGCGAGCGACCAGGAGACGCTGCAGGAGCTGTTCAACGCGAAGTTCTCGGAGGCGCTCAAGACCGTCGGCAAGCAGCTCGACTTCGTCGACCTCTACACCAAGCGCAACGAGTTCCGCGACCAGATCATCGCGGTGATCGGCACCGACCTGAACGGCTACAGCCTGGAGGACGCCGCGATCGACTTCCTCGAGCAGACCCCGATGGCACGGCTCGACCCGAAGAACATCCTTGACGCGCAAGGCATCCGGAAGATCACCGAGCTGACCGCGATCGAGCACGTCAAGACGAACGAGTTCCAGAAGAAGGAAGAGAAGGAGATCACGCGGCAGAACGTCGACGCCCGGCAGACGATCCTGGAGTTGGAACGGCAGCAGGCCGAGGCGGAGATCAAGCAGCGCCGCGAGATCGAGACGATGCGGGCGCGCGAGGAGGCGGAGATCGCCACCGCGCACGCGCAGGAGCGGCTGCGGGCCGAGGGCGCGAACATCCGTACCGAGGAGCAGCTCGGCATCCAGCAGGAGAACAAGGCGCGCGAGATCGCGGTCGCGGAGAAGAACCGCGAGCGGGTCATCGCGATCGAGTCCGAGAAGATCGAAAAGGACCGGATGCTGGAGGTCATCTCGCGGCAGCGGGAGACCGAGCTGACCACGATCGCCAAGGACAAAGAGGTCGAGGGGAGAAGCGGGCGATCGCCGAGGTGATCCGCGAGCGGATCGCGGTGGAGAAGACGGTCGCCGAGCAGGAGGAGAACATCAAGCGCCTGCGGGTGGTCGAGGAGGCCGAGCGGACCCGCCAGGCGGTCGTGATCCAGGCCGAGGCCGAGGCGCAGGAGCACCTGGTCAAGGACATCAAGGCCGCCGAGGCGGCGGAGCAGGCCGCCAAGCACAAGGCGCGCGAGGCGCTCGTGCTTGCCGAGGCGCGCCAGCAGACCGCCGAGCTGGACACCCGGGCGAAGATCCGGCTCGCCGAGGGCGCGCAGGCCGAGGCGGCCGCCGCCGGGCTGGCCGATGTGCAGGTGCGGGAACGGGACGCGGCGGCCATCGAGAAGATCGGCCGGGCCGAGGCCGCGGTCGCGCGGGAGAAGGCGCTCGCCTCCGCGGAGGGCACCGAGAAGGTCGGCAAGGCCGAGGCCGCCGTGGAACGGGAGCGGGCGCTCGTGCTGGCCGACGCCGTACGCGAGAAGCTCAAGGGCGAGGCCGAGGGTCTGACCGAGAAGGCGGCCGCGATGGCCGCCCTGGACGACGCGACCCGCCAGCACGAGGAGTACCGGCTGCGGCTGGAGGCGGAGAAGGAGATCCGGCTCGCCGGCATCGAGGTGCAGCAGAAGATCGCCGAGGCGCAGGCGTCGGTCGTGGCCGCCGGCCTGGAGAAGGCGAACATCGACATCGTGGGCGGCGACAGCATGTTCGTCGACCGGCTGATGGGCTCGATCACCGCGGGCAAGAGCGTCGACGGCTTCGTCGGCCACTCCGACGTGGCGCAGGCGCTCGGCAGGCCGTGGCTGGACGGGTCGGCCAGCTTCCCCGAAGACCTATCCCGGATGCTCGGCTCGCTGAGCACCGCCGACGTGCAGAACCTGACGCTGTCGGCGTTCCTCGTGCAGCAGATCAAGGCGGGCGGCGCCGACGCGGACAAGCTCAAGGAGCTGCTGAACACCGCCAAGCGCCTCGGCCTGGCCGACGCCCCTCTCGCTGAGCTCAACTCGAAGTGACCACCGCGACAACCACGCCGCAGGCCGCACCCGCGCTGGACGTCGGGACCTACGAAGTCCTGCGCGGGCGGCTGGCCGAACGCTCGGCCGAGCTGGCCCGCCGCGCGGAGGCGTTGAACGCGCGCCGCCTGGAGGTCTTCGGCAGCGCGGAGATGCGGCTGATCGGCACCGAGCGGATCCGCACCGAAAACAACTGCGTGCCGCGCGACATCGTGTCGATCGGCGGGCTGATGCTCTTCGGGTACAACGTCTTCATCGGGCTGAAGCCGGAGACCACGGTCGACGACGTGTTCTCGCTGCACGCGTTCAGCCGCGACGGCGACGCGTTCCGCTTCGAGAGCGATCCCAGGGACACCCCGGACCCCGAGCCGCCCGGCGACGGTGGATTCCTGCGCGACCCGCAGTTCCTCCGGGACTTCGGCGAGCTGTACCGCTACTACCGGGACACCCGGCTGGTCCAGCTGCGCCGGCTCGACGGGCGGCTGCTCGCCGTCTTCCAGACCGGGCCGAACATCGAGGACATCCGGGTACTGCGGTGGCAGGTCGGTGCTGACGCTTCCGTGTCCTATCTGGACGGCCGCGGAGAGCGCGACCACACGTTCCCGCCCGCGCACGACTTCGAGTGGGTCGAGACGACGCGGGACAACCACGTGCTCGGGCGGCACCCACACATCTCCATCGGTGACGAGGTCTTCGTCGAGACCGTCGGCGGCAACCTGACCGTCAAGATAGAGAACAACACCGAGACCGGCGAGGGCATCTACTCCGAGCCGGTCGACGAGCCGTTGCAGAGCCTGGCCGACGCCGACGTGCACTACGCCCGGGTCGGGTCGCTGATCCTGCTGCGGGTACGGCCGTACAAGGAGACCGTGTGGCGGCACCTGGTCTTCAACACCAGGACCAAGACGGTGGTACGCCTCGACGGGATCGGGCAGGCGTGCCAGCGGCTGCCCGAGGACCACGGCATCATCTTCCCCGGCGGCTACTACCTGGCCACCGGCGTGACCAAGACGTTCGACACGGACGTGGCGAGCCTGGAGTTCGACCGGGTCATCCGCTCCACCAACGGCGAAGACGTGCTGTACGTCTTCCACGCCCGCGCGGACGGGCGCTCGCTGCTCCTGCCGTACAACGTGATCCGCAAAGAGGTGGCCAACCCGATCCCGTGCCACGGCTACTCGCTCTTCGACGACGGCACGCTCGTGGTGTTCCGGGCCACGTCGGAGGAGCCGACCCGGGTGCACCCGATGCAGGTGTGGCAGACGCCGTACGTGTCCGACACGTACGCGGCGGCGCAGCCGGTCGGCACCGGGCCGCTGGAGCGGGTGGGCAACGCCGACCTGGTACGCGGGATCTCGGACTGCCTCTCGGTGGGCCGGATGGTCAACGAGATGAGCCCGTCCACCGGCGTCTTCGAGGGTCTGATCGCGGCCTGCGCCCGGATCTTCGACCACTACCACTGGCTCGGCGAGGCCGAGCTCGGCGACCTGCGCAGCCCGCTCGCCGAGGTGCGGGCGACGGCCGAGCAGGTGCTGGACGAGTTCGAGAAGGTGCAGGCGCTCACCGGTCAGGCCGCCGCCGCTCTTGAGGAGGCCGCCGCCCGGATCCAGTCCCTGGTACGGCGTGCGCGCGGCGAGACTCCACAGTCGACGGACGCGTGGGTGCGCCAGATCGCTGAGCTGCACGCCGCCCAGGGCCACCTGGTGACGCTGCGGGAACTGCGCTATGTGGACACCGCTCGCATCGACGAGCTGTCCGGCGTACTCGATACGGAGCTGGCCTTGGCCGCGCAGCGGGCGGTGGGGTTCCTCCAGCGGGAGGACGCGTTCACCGGTTACCACGCGGAGATCGAGCGGCTGGTCGCGGACGCGGAGACCATCACGACCGTCGCGGCGGCCGAGCCGCTCGGCCAGCGGCTCGCCGAGCAGGCCGAGG
Coding sequences within:
- a CDS encoding RNA polymerase sigma factor encodes the protein MEVAEAPIDLHAPPDLAGTVLAAQAGDESAFLTVYRTLQPVLMRYLRVLVGDDADDVASEAWLQIARDLGGFRGDWDKFRGWAVTIARHRAMDHLRSARRRPSVAAPVEHFADLTGTEDTVEAAMESVGTSAAIALIGTLPRDQAEAVLLRVVVGLDAETAGRVLGKRAGAVRTAAYRGLRRLAEQLGASERAGAAASGLRSEATREGGAFDAARANEQKAL
- a CDS encoding flotillin family protein; this translates as MGVITTGLGVLIAVAVFVVIVLLFMVSRLFRKVEQGKALIISKIRRVDVTFTGAVVLPVFNKAEVMDISVKTIDIERTGNEGLICRDNIRADIRISFFVRVNKTTEDVIKVAQAIGTARASDQETLQELFNAKFSEALKTVGKQLDFVDLYTKRNEFRDQIIAVIGTDLNGYSLEDAAIDFLEQTPMARLDPKNILDAQGIRKITELTAIEHVKTNEFQKKEEKEITRQNVDARQTILELERQQAEAEIKQRREIETMRAREEAEIATAHAQERLRAEGANIRTEEQLGIQQENKAREIAVAEKNRERVIAIESEKIEKDRMLEVISRQRETELTTIAKDKEVEGRSGRSPR
- a CDS encoding DNA repair ATPase; translation: MTTATTTPQAAPALDVGTYEVLRGRLAERSAELARRAEALNARRLEVFGSAEMRLIGTERIRTENNCVPRDIVSIGGLMLFGYNVFIGLKPETTVDDVFSLHAFSRDGDAFRFESDPRDTPDPEPPGDGGFLRDPQFLRDFGELYRYYRDTRLVQLRRLDGRLLAVFQTGPNIEDIRVLRWQVGADASVSYLDGRGERDHTFPPAHDFEWVETTRDNHVLGRHPHISIGDEVFVETVGGNLTVKIENNTETGEGIYSEPVDEPLQSLADADVHYARVGSLILLRVRPYKETVWRHLVFNTRTKTVVRLDGIGQACQRLPEDHGIIFPGGYYLATGVTKTFDTDVASLEFDRVIRSTNGEDVLYVFHARADGRSLLLPYNVIRKEVANPIPCHGYSLFDDGTLVVFRATSEEPTRVHPMQVWQTPYVSDTYAAAQPVGTGPLERVGNADLVRGISDCLSVGRMVNEMSPSTGVFEGLIAACARIFDHYHWLGEAELGDLRSPLAEVRATAEQVLDEFEKVQALTGQAAAALEEAAARIQSLVRRARGETPQSTDAWVRQIAELHAAQGHLVTLRELRYVDTARIDELSGVLDTELALAAQRAVGFLQREDAFTGYHAEIERLVADAETITTVAAAEPLGQRLAEQAEGMQVITEVVGTLDIADATVRTGILERIGEVLGGVNRARATLDGRRRELLATEGRAEFAAEFALLGQAITGALAVADTPEKCDEQLGRLLLQLENLESRFGEFDDFLADLGAKRTDVYEVFSSRKQALLDERARRSDRLVESADRILTSVHRRIAGLRSIDEVNTYFAADPMVAKLRSVAEDLRGLGDAVRAEELAGRIKSARQEAGRSLRDRLDLYSDGGETIQLGRHRFAVNTQAVDLTLVPHDGRMAVAVTGTDYRAPVRDADFEATRPFWEQLLVSETPDVYRAEFLAASMLADGDLDALHEAAVTEGGLRDLVRRAAETRYDEGHERGVHDQDAAAILDALLRLHAGAGLLRYPPAARAAAQLFWAYGADEATRTRLSTRAGSLGRARAAFGKSPAIDELCAELSEAVEGMGLPIDTYLAGSTSSRSCPARRSASSPAPAPATCSTSSTARW